From a region of the Theobroma cacao cultivar B97-61/B2 chromosome 8, Criollo_cocoa_genome_V2, whole genome shotgun sequence genome:
- the LOC18591339 gene encoding uncharacterized protein LOC18591339 has translation MLEAMESSINGGGFSQLQSCGDSSEEELSVLPRHTKVVVTGNNRTKSVLVGLQGVVKKAVGLGGWHWLVLTNGIEVKLQRNALSVIEAPTGNEEDDDLEFENMQWNGSDLASDDTQKSHRSRHRTHKSTGSSHKTMSRSLSCDSHSKGSVSTPRGSTKVDLSKLEMAALWRYWRHFNLVDAIPNPSKEQLIDVVQRHFMSQQMDELQVIVGFVQAAKRLKTVCK, from the exons atgttggAGGCAATGGAGAGTTCCATCAATGGTGGCGGTTTCTCGCAGTTACAGAGCTGCGGAGACAGTAGCGAAGAAGAGCTCTCGGTGCTTCCGCGTCATACTAAGGTGGTCGTCACTGGGAATAATCGTACCAAATCGGTGCTCGTTGGTCTTCAAGGCGTGGTCAAGAAGGCTGTTGGACTAGGCGGGTGGCATTGGCTG GTTCTTACCAATGGCATAGAAGTAAAGCTACAGAGGAATGCCCTCAGTGTGATTGAAGCTCCTACTGGTAATGAAGAAGATGACGACCTGGAATTCGAAAACATGCAGTGGAATGGATCTGACTTGG CATCTGATGACACTCAAAAGTCCCACAGATCGAGGCATAGAACACATAAATCGACCGGGTCTTCTCACAAGACTATGAGCAGGTCCCTTTCTTGTGACTCGCACTCTAAGGGATCTGTTTCCACACCCCGCGGGTCCACg AAAGTTGACCTCAGCAAACTGGAGATGGCTGCTTTATGGAGATATTGGCGACACTTCAATCTT GTGGATGCCATCCCCAATCCATCAAAAGAGCAACTAATTGATGTTGTCCAGAGGCATTTCATGTCACAG CAAATGGATGAGCTGCAGGTCATTGTGGGATTTGTTCAGGCTGCAAAGAGATTGAAGACCGTTTGCAAATGA
- the LOC18591340 gene encoding NAC domain-containing protein 30 isoform X1: protein MANPAASRPADNIDFNCTYEEFFTWFNKYTSGSPLPSNVIDDNPYRYRPQNLPKNFWFLISSNENIDVEHGFWETKEEAREVFSNSDIIGWKTTLEYYEGQVPYGRKTEYVMQVFSITQKILSDDNEKKEKSSMCRLSLFHEMQKTVCSAGVETETRNHLTQPPVLDANSSTRRVSSSNPEVNKHDAVAGRLPVPEHHGENLNEMDSFSGGVGFLELDDLNSPASPSSSSDNSSAMSLSSGECFDAMALLQDLEDPVIEQKDEGKKLNVSASKKLDEVVIVPPTLGSVVSVEGSNSGSDESFKTAGSAPVSASKHAKGDQRGEGPSSSPDSHMAASAGGRKRVPFRGMKKLRKKYLCFMPF from the exons ATGGCCAATCCGGCAGCTTCCCGACCTGCGGATAATATTGATTTCAACTGCACGTATGAGGAGTTCTTTACCTGGTTCAACAAATATACTAGTGGATCTCCTCTACCAAGCAATGTTATAGATGACAATCCTTACAGATATCGGCCCCAAAATTTACCAA AGAATTTTTGGTTCTTGATTAGCTCAAACGAGAACATTGATGTGGAACATGGCTTCTGGGAGACTAAAGAGGAGGCCCGTGAAGTGTTCTCAAACTCTGATATTATTGGTTGGAAAACCACTCTTGAATACTATGAGGGTCAAGTCCCTTATGGGCGTAAGACTGAGTATGTGATGCAAGTTTTCAGCATAACTCAGAAGATACTGAGCGATGACAATGAGAAAAAG GAAAAGAGCTCCATGTGTAgactttctctttttcatgaGATGCAGAAGACAGTGTGCAGTGCTGGTGTTGAGACTGAAACCAGGAATCACTTAACACAACCTCCTGTTCTAGATGCTAACAGTAGCACAAGAAGAGTTTCCTCAAGCAACCCTGAG GTGAACAAGCATGATGCTGTTGCAGGGAGACTTCCAGTTCCAGAGCATCATGGAGAGAACCTCAATGAAATGGATTCTTTCTCAGGAGGAGTTGGCTTTCTGGAATTGGATGATCTTAATAGCCCAGCATCACCTTCTTCAAGCTCAGATAATTCAAGTGCCATGAGCCTTTCATCAGGTGAATGCTTTGATGCAATGGCTTTGTTGCAAGACCTTGAGGACCCAGTTATAGAACAGAAGGATGAAGGTAAAAAGCTTAATGTCTCTGCATCCAAAAAATTGGACGAGGTGGTTATAGTTCCACCCACTTTAG GATCTGTGGTTAGTGTTGAGGGAAGCAACTCGGGTAGTGACGAATCCTTCAAAACTGCTGGCTCTGCGCCTGTTTCAGCTTCAAAGCATGCCAAAGGGGATCAAAGGGGTGAAGGTCCATCGTCGTCACCCGATAGCCATATGGCAGCATCTGCAGGTGGAAGAAAGAGAGTTCCTTTTCGCGGAATGAAGAAACTTCGAAAGAAGTACTTATGCTTCATGCCATTTTAG
- the LOC18591340 gene encoding NAC domain-containing protein 30 isoform X2 produces MANPAASRPADNIDFNCTYEEFFTWFNKYTSGSPLPSNVIDDNPYRYRPQNLPKNFWFLISSNENIDVEHGFWETKEEAREVFSNSDIIGWKTTLEYYEGQVPYGRKTEYVMQVFSITQKILSDDNEKKKTVCSAGVETETRNHLTQPPVLDANSSTRRVSSSNPEVNKHDAVAGRLPVPEHHGENLNEMDSFSGGVGFLELDDLNSPASPSSSSDNSSAMSLSSGECFDAMALLQDLEDPVIEQKDEGKKLNVSASKKLDEVVIVPPTLGSVVSVEGSNSGSDESFKTAGSAPVSASKHAKGDQRGEGPSSSPDSHMAASAGGRKRVPFRGMKKLRKKYLCFMPF; encoded by the exons ATGGCCAATCCGGCAGCTTCCCGACCTGCGGATAATATTGATTTCAACTGCACGTATGAGGAGTTCTTTACCTGGTTCAACAAATATACTAGTGGATCTCCTCTACCAAGCAATGTTATAGATGACAATCCTTACAGATATCGGCCCCAAAATTTACCAA AGAATTTTTGGTTCTTGATTAGCTCAAACGAGAACATTGATGTGGAACATGGCTTCTGGGAGACTAAAGAGGAGGCCCGTGAAGTGTTCTCAAACTCTGATATTATTGGTTGGAAAACCACTCTTGAATACTATGAGGGTCAAGTCCCTTATGGGCGTAAGACTGAGTATGTGATGCAAGTTTTCAGCATAACTCAGAAGATACTGAGCGATGACAATGAGAAAAAG AAGACAGTGTGCAGTGCTGGTGTTGAGACTGAAACCAGGAATCACTTAACACAACCTCCTGTTCTAGATGCTAACAGTAGCACAAGAAGAGTTTCCTCAAGCAACCCTGAG GTGAACAAGCATGATGCTGTTGCAGGGAGACTTCCAGTTCCAGAGCATCATGGAGAGAACCTCAATGAAATGGATTCTTTCTCAGGAGGAGTTGGCTTTCTGGAATTGGATGATCTTAATAGCCCAGCATCACCTTCTTCAAGCTCAGATAATTCAAGTGCCATGAGCCTTTCATCAGGTGAATGCTTTGATGCAATGGCTTTGTTGCAAGACCTTGAGGACCCAGTTATAGAACAGAAGGATGAAGGTAAAAAGCTTAATGTCTCTGCATCCAAAAAATTGGACGAGGTGGTTATAGTTCCACCCACTTTAG GATCTGTGGTTAGTGTTGAGGGAAGCAACTCGGGTAGTGACGAATCCTTCAAAACTGCTGGCTCTGCGCCTGTTTCAGCTTCAAAGCATGCCAAAGGGGATCAAAGGGGTGAAGGTCCATCGTCGTCACCCGATAGCCATATGGCAGCATCTGCAGGTGGAAGAAAGAGAGTTCCTTTTCGCGGAATGAAGAAACTTCGAAAGAAGTACTTATGCTTCATGCCATTTTAG
- the LOC18591341 gene encoding methyltransferase-like protein 2: MPSSSTRFACSTDPTSGLRYLLSAYYSRFFESKHPTRESALSSNPKKRKRKRKKQPHSLNEKEQAADQRHQEARPLLLKAHELLLGAADFPAIMSKLRSEFCSSTELCGGEEHSFIELGRVWQAPLYDITLDFKHSRLTNESENGGLVR, encoded by the exons ATGCCGTCTTCATCGACCCGGTTCGCGTGTTCAACCGATCCTACTTCCGGTTTAAGGTATCTCCTTTCCGCCTACTACTCCCGTTTCTTTGAATCCAAACACCCCACCCGAGAATCCGCTCTCTCCTCCAATCCAAAGAAACGGAAACGAAAACGGAAGAAACAACCTCACTCCCTCAATGAAAAAGAACAAGCCGCCGATCAACGCCATCAG GAGGCGAGGCCTTTATTGTTAAAGGCGCATGAACTTTTACTTGGAGCGGCTGATTTTCCAGCAATTATGAGTAAATTAAGGAGCGAGTTTTGTTCTTCGACGGAATTATGCGGCGGCGAAGAACATTCGTTCATTGAGCTTGGAAGAGTGTGGCAAGCTCCTTTATATGATATAACTCTCGATTTTAAACATAGTCGATTGACAAACGAGAGTGAAAATGGAGGTTTGGTTCGCtga
- the LOC18591343 gene encoding protein BRASSINAZOLE-RESISTANT 1, which yields MTSDGATSTPAPRRKPSWRERENNRRRERRRRAIAAKIYTGLRAQGNYNLPKHCDNNEVLKALCAEAGWVVEEDGTTYRKGCKPPPIDIPGSSAKITPFSSQNPSPLSSAFPSPIPSCQVSPSSSSFPSPTRLDANNPSSLLPFLRSAIPSSLPPLRISNSAPVTPPLSSPTSRNPKPIPNWEAIAKESMASFNYPFYAVSAPASPTHRHFHAPATIPECDESDTSTVESGQWISFQKFAPSTSQMPTSPTFNLVKPVVPQSLPNDLIMEKGRGSEFQFESGQVKPWEGERIHEVGLDDLELTLGSGKARC from the exons ATGACGTCAGATGGTGCGACGTCGACGCCGGCGCCGAGGAGGAAGCCGTCGtggagggagagagagaataACAGGAGAAGAGAGAGGAGGAGGAGAGCTATTGCTGCTAAGATATATACTGGGCTTAGAGCTCAAGGAAATTACAATTTGCCCAAGCACTGTGATAACAATGAGGTTCTGAAAGCTCTTTGTGCGGAGGCTGGTTGGGTCGTTGAAGAAGATGGCACCACTTATCGGAAG GGATGTAAGCCACCTCCAATTGATATACCAGGCAGTTCAGCTaaaattactccattttcttcCCAAAATCCGAGTCCCTTATCTTCTGCATTTCCAAGTCCAATTCCTTCCTGTCAAGTCAGTCCTTCCTCCTCTTCCTTCCCTAGTCCAACTAGGCTTGATGCTAATAACCCGTCTAGTCTCCTTCCATTCCTTCGAAGTGCCATTCCTTCATCTCTGCCTCCTCTCAGAATCTCGAACAGTGCCCCTGTGACACCGCCACTTTCATCTCCAACCTCAAGAAACCCTAAGCCGATTCCCAACTGGGAAGCCATTGCTAAAGAGTCCATGGCCTCTTTTAACTACCCTTTTTATGCTGTATCTGCTCCAGCTAGTCCAACCCACCGTCATTTTCATGCTCCGGCCACTATACCTGAATGCGATGAATCTGATACATCCACTGTTGAATCTGGTCAATGGATAAGCTTTCAAAAGTTTGCACCTTCTACATCTCAAATGCCAACTTCTCCAACATTTAACCTTGTGAAACCTGTGGTTCCACAAAGTTTGCCCAATGATCTGATCATGGAGAAAGGGCGAGGTTCGGAGTTTCAGTTTGAGAGTGGACAGGTGAAGCCGTGGGAAGGAGAGAGGATTCATGAAGTAGGACTGGATGATCTGGAGCTCACGCTTGGAAGCGGGAAGGCTCGGTGTTAA
- the LOC18591344 gene encoding probable GMP synthase [glutamine-hydrolyzing], whose product MSVATKLKSSPTPVTEPRAILGPTGNRVRVSDESKRKPEAQKKPQRPKFRVSKSPQSVVQSNVSVDSSCSSDSSSSNSSVKTVSSKKTVKRIGVKPVKAKVAPTADEVVAEPSPVLPEPLKRCDWITPFSDPLYTSLHDKEWGVPVHDDRKLFELLVFSQALAELSWPTILNKRDIFRKLFDNFDPSTIAQFTEKKLLSLKVNGSLLLSEPKLRAVVENAKQMLKVQQEFGSFSSYCWGFVNHKPIRNGFRYVRQVPVKTPKAELISKDMMQRGFRCVGPTVVYSFMQVAGIVNDHLVTCFRYQECNANVKKDIKPEIERLTKDVENTRLSC is encoded by the exons ATGTCCGTGGCTACTAAGCTTAAGTCATCACCAACACCGGTGACGGAACCGCGAGCGATTCTCGGTCCGACCGGGAACAGAGTTAGGGTTTCGGACGAGTCAAAGAGGAAACCCGAAGCTCAAAAAAAGCCACAAAGACCGAAATTTCGAGTCTCCAAGAGCCCACAGTCCGTTGTCCAGAGCAACGTCTCCGTCGACAGTTCATGTTCCTCGGATTCTTCTTCAAGCAATTCCTCCGTCAAAACGGTAAGCTCTAAGAAAACAGTTAAACGAATCGGAGTGAAGCCGGTGAAAGCCAAAGTTGCTCCAACAGCTGACGAGGTTGTTGCGGAACCTTCTCCGGTGTTACCTGAACCGTTAAAGCGATGTGATTGGATCACTCCATTTTCTG ACCCGCTTTATACTTCTTTGCATGACAAAGAATGGGGTGTTCCAGTTCATGATGACAGGAAGCTGTTTGAGCTGCTGGTCTTTTCACAAGCCTTAGCTGAACTCAGCTGGCCGACAATTCTCAATAAGAGAGACATATTCAG GAAGCTTTTTGACAATTTTGATCCATCAACAATTGCTCAGTTTACTGAGAAGAAGTTGCTGTCATTGAAAGTTAATGGTAGCCTATTGCTTTCTGAACCAAAGCTCCGTGCAGTAGTGGAGAATGCTAAACAGATGCTTAAG GTTCAGCAGGAGTTTGGTTCCTTCAGCAGCTATTGCTGGGGATTTGTAAACCACAAGCCAATTAGAAATGGGTTCCGTTATGTGCGTCAAGTACCAGTTAAGACCCCAAAAGCTGAACTCATTAGCAAGGATATGATGCAGAGAGGCTTCCGTTGTGTGGGACCGACTGTTGTTTATTCATTCATGCAAGTGGCAGGAATTGTTAACGATCATCTTGTGACTTGCTTCAGATACCAAGAATGCAATGCAAATGTCAAAAAGGATATAAAACCAGAAATAGAAAGGCTAACCAAAGATGTGGAGAACACGCGCTTATCTTGCTAG
- the LOC18591345 gene encoding peroxisomal membrane protein 11A, which translates to MDSKASTVAPTQSKPKEKDFLNHLEAYLAKRDGVDKLLKISRYATKIILASSVLPETVPLTRRLKSFESSVGLSRKAFRLGKFVQDVNALRNSHLDSKQEIFLSIIAYGGEGLYYFVEQFIWLAKSGLIDAKHSRNLQKLSAWAEFIGYIGSISLKFRDLKRINEDEACLNSSIEIAVSRGAGCKEEEERRNKLREKKLMKKLSVVQDLADGLMALADIQDGKGRFSDPLVVSCAGLLSALISTHKNWVSC; encoded by the coding sequence ATGGATTCAAAAGCTTCAACCGTGGCTCCAACCCAGTCAAAGCCTAAAGAAAAAGACTTCCTGAACCATCTCGAAGCTTACCTCGCCAAGCGAGACGGCGTAGACAAGCTCCTCAAAATCTCTCGTTACGCCACCAAGATCATATTAGCCTCCTCGGTCCTCCCCGAAACGGTCCCACTAACTCGCCGACTCAAGAGCTTCGAGTCGAGCGTCGGACTGAGTCGGAAAGCGTTTCGACTCGGGAAATTTGTTCAAGACGTTAACGCTCTGAGAAACTCCCATTTGGATTCGAAGCAAGAGATTTTCCTCTCAATCATCGCCTACGGCGGCGAGGGTTTATATTATTTCGTCGAACAGTTTATTTGGTTGGCTAAATCAGGATTAATCGACGCCAAACATTCCCGCAATTTGCAAAAGCTCAGTGCTTGGGCTGAGTTCATTGGGTACATAGGAAGTATTAGCCTTAAATTTAGGGATTTAAAGAGGATTAATGAGGATGAGGCGTGTTTGAATTCGAGTATTGAGATTGCGGTTTCGAGAGGAGCAGGCtgtaaggaagaagaagaaaggagaaacaagttgagagaaaagaaactGATGAAGAAACTTTCAGTTGTTCAAGATTTGGCTGATGGGTTAATGGCATTGGCTGATATTCAAGACGGCAAAGGAAGGTTTTCGGATCCTCTTGTGGTGTCTTGCGCTGGACTTTTATCGGCTCTCATTAGTACCCATAAAAATTGGGTTTCTTGCTAG
- the LOC18591346 gene encoding lysophospholipid acyltransferase LPEAT1 isoform X1 gives MESELKDLNSKPAKTTQKPDPTHDDGSTKDDRPLLKSDSSSADTNIQELEKKFAAYVRNDVYGTMGRGKLPLKEKLLLGIALVTLLPVRIVLGMTILVFYYLICRVCTLFLAPNREDEQEDYAHMGGWRRAVIVRSGRFFSRVMLFLVGFYWINETHRDSANTQENSKTEGINQSEEQERPGAIVSNHVSYLDILYHMSSSFPSFVAKRSVAKIPLVGLISKCLGCVYVQRESKSSDFKGVAGVVTERVCEAHQNESAPMMMLFPEGTTTNGDFLLPFKTGAFLARAPVVPVILRYPYQRFSVAWDSISGLRHVVFLLCQFVNRMEVTWLPVYYPSQQEKDDPKLYANNVRRLMASEGNLILSDIGLAEKRTYHAALNGNNSLPSVLHQKDD, from the exons ATGGAGTCCGAACTCAAGGACCTCAATTCAAAACCAGCCAAGACGACTCAAAAACCCGACCCGACCCACGACGATGGCTCCACCAAAGACGACCGACCCCTCCTCAAGTCCGACTCCTCATCCGCCGATACCAACATCCAGGAGCTTGAGAAGAAATTCGCTGCCTATGTACGCAACGACGTGTATGGTACCATGGGACGTGGCAAGCTCCCATTGAAGGAGAAACTCCTACTGGGCATCGCCCTCGTCACTCTGCTCCCTGTCCGCATCGTTCTCGGGATGACTATTTTGGTTTTCTATTACTTGATTTGTAGAGTTTGTACGCTTTTCTTGGCCCCAAATCGGGAGGACGAGCAGGAGGATTACGCACACATGGGCGGGTGGAGGCGAGCCGTGATTGTTCGGTCGGGTCGGTTTTTCTCTAGGGTGATGCTTTTTCTGGTAGGATTTTATTGGATTAACGAAACTCATAGAGATTCAGCAAACACTCAAGAGAACTCAAAAACTGAG GGTATCAATCAATCAGAAGAGCAAGAAAGACCTGGGGCAATCGTATCAAATCACGTGTCGTATTTAGATATCTTATATCACATGTCCTCTTCTTTTCCAAGCTTTGTTGCCAAG AGATCAGTAGCTAAAATTCCTTTAGTTGGTCTCATCAG CAAATGCCTTGGTTGTGTCTATGTTCAGCGGGAGTCAAAATCATCTGACTTCAAAGGTGTTGCAG GTGTTGTGACTGAAAGAGTTTGTGAAGCTCATCAAAATGAATCTGCTCCAATGATGATGCTCTTTCCAG AAGGAACAACAACAAATGGAGATTTCCTTCTTCCATTCAAGACTGGTGCATTTTTGGCAAGAGCACCTGTGGTGCCAGTTATATTAAGGTATCCATACCAAAGGTTTAGTGTGGCCTGGGATTCAATATCAGGG CTGCGTCATGTGGTTTTTCTTCTGTGTCAATTCGTAAATCGCATGGAGGTAACATGGTTACCTGTCTACTACCCCTCACAGCAAGAGAAAGATGATCCAAAACTATATGCTAATAATGTCCGAAGATTGATGGCCAGTGAG GGTAACCTGATTCTGTCAGATATCGGACTGGCTGAGAAGCGAACGTATCATGCTGCTCTCAATGGTAATAATAGCCTGCCTAGTGTTTTGCATCAGAAAGACGATTGA
- the LOC18591346 gene encoding lysophospholipid acyltransferase LPEAT1 isoform X2, producing MESELKDLNSKPAKTTQKPDPTHDDGSTKDDRPLLKSDSSSADTNIQELEKKFAAYVRNDVYGTMGRGKLPLKEKLLLGIALVTLLPVRIVLGMTILVFYYLICRVCTLFLAPNREDEQEDYAHMGGWRRAVIVRSGRFFSRVMLFLVGFYWINETHRDSANTQENSKTEGINQSEEQERPGAIVSNHVSYLDILYHMSSSFPSFVAKRSVAKIPLVGLISKCLGCVYVQRESKSSDFKGVAGVVTERVCEAHQNESAPMMMLFPEGTTTNGDFLLPFKTGAFLARAPVVPVILRYPYQRFSVAWDSISGLRHVVFLLCQFVNRMEVTWLPVYYPSQQEKDDPKLYANNVRRLMASEGNLILSDIGLAEKRTYHAALNGLFCQS from the exons ATGGAGTCCGAACTCAAGGACCTCAATTCAAAACCAGCCAAGACGACTCAAAAACCCGACCCGACCCACGACGATGGCTCCACCAAAGACGACCGACCCCTCCTCAAGTCCGACTCCTCATCCGCCGATACCAACATCCAGGAGCTTGAGAAGAAATTCGCTGCCTATGTACGCAACGACGTGTATGGTACCATGGGACGTGGCAAGCTCCCATTGAAGGAGAAACTCCTACTGGGCATCGCCCTCGTCACTCTGCTCCCTGTCCGCATCGTTCTCGGGATGACTATTTTGGTTTTCTATTACTTGATTTGTAGAGTTTGTACGCTTTTCTTGGCCCCAAATCGGGAGGACGAGCAGGAGGATTACGCACACATGGGCGGGTGGAGGCGAGCCGTGATTGTTCGGTCGGGTCGGTTTTTCTCTAGGGTGATGCTTTTTCTGGTAGGATTTTATTGGATTAACGAAACTCATAGAGATTCAGCAAACACTCAAGAGAACTCAAAAACTGAG GGTATCAATCAATCAGAAGAGCAAGAAAGACCTGGGGCAATCGTATCAAATCACGTGTCGTATTTAGATATCTTATATCACATGTCCTCTTCTTTTCCAAGCTTTGTTGCCAAG AGATCAGTAGCTAAAATTCCTTTAGTTGGTCTCATCAG CAAATGCCTTGGTTGTGTCTATGTTCAGCGGGAGTCAAAATCATCTGACTTCAAAGGTGTTGCAG GTGTTGTGACTGAAAGAGTTTGTGAAGCTCATCAAAATGAATCTGCTCCAATGATGATGCTCTTTCCAG AAGGAACAACAACAAATGGAGATTTCCTTCTTCCATTCAAGACTGGTGCATTTTTGGCAAGAGCACCTGTGGTGCCAGTTATATTAAGGTATCCATACCAAAGGTTTAGTGTGGCCTGGGATTCAATATCAGGG CTGCGTCATGTGGTTTTTCTTCTGTGTCAATTCGTAAATCGCATGGAGGTAACATGGTTACCTGTCTACTACCCCTCACAGCAAGAGAAAGATGATCCAAAACTATATGCTAATAATGTCCGAAGATTGATGGCCAGTGAG GGTAACCTGATTCTGTCAGATATCGGACTGGCTGAGAAGCGAACGTATCATGCTGCTCTCAATG GTTTGTTTTGTCAAAGCTAA
- the LOC18591346 gene encoding lysophospholipid acyltransferase LPEAT1 isoform X3 produces MESELKDLNSKPAKTTQKPDPTHDDGSTKDDRPLLKSDSSSADTNIQELEKKFAAYVRNDVYGTMGRGKLPLKEKLLLGIALVTLLPVRIVLGMTILVFYYLICRVCTLFLAPNREDEQEDYAHMGGWRRAVIVRSGRFFSRVMLFLVGFYWINETHRDSANTQENSKTEGINQSEEQERPGAIVSNHVSYLDILYHMSSSFPSFVAKRSVAKIPLVGLISKCLGCVYVQRESKSSDFKGVAGVVTERVCEAHQNESAPMMMLFPEGTTTNGDFLLPFKTGAFLARAPVVPVILRYPYQRFSVAWDSISGLRHVVFLLCQFVNRMEVTWLPVYYPSQQEKDDPKLYANNVRRLMASEGNLILSDIGLAEKRTYHAALNEA; encoded by the exons ATGGAGTCCGAACTCAAGGACCTCAATTCAAAACCAGCCAAGACGACTCAAAAACCCGACCCGACCCACGACGATGGCTCCACCAAAGACGACCGACCCCTCCTCAAGTCCGACTCCTCATCCGCCGATACCAACATCCAGGAGCTTGAGAAGAAATTCGCTGCCTATGTACGCAACGACGTGTATGGTACCATGGGACGTGGCAAGCTCCCATTGAAGGAGAAACTCCTACTGGGCATCGCCCTCGTCACTCTGCTCCCTGTCCGCATCGTTCTCGGGATGACTATTTTGGTTTTCTATTACTTGATTTGTAGAGTTTGTACGCTTTTCTTGGCCCCAAATCGGGAGGACGAGCAGGAGGATTACGCACACATGGGCGGGTGGAGGCGAGCCGTGATTGTTCGGTCGGGTCGGTTTTTCTCTAGGGTGATGCTTTTTCTGGTAGGATTTTATTGGATTAACGAAACTCATAGAGATTCAGCAAACACTCAAGAGAACTCAAAAACTGAG GGTATCAATCAATCAGAAGAGCAAGAAAGACCTGGGGCAATCGTATCAAATCACGTGTCGTATTTAGATATCTTATATCACATGTCCTCTTCTTTTCCAAGCTTTGTTGCCAAG AGATCAGTAGCTAAAATTCCTTTAGTTGGTCTCATCAG CAAATGCCTTGGTTGTGTCTATGTTCAGCGGGAGTCAAAATCATCTGACTTCAAAGGTGTTGCAG GTGTTGTGACTGAAAGAGTTTGTGAAGCTCATCAAAATGAATCTGCTCCAATGATGATGCTCTTTCCAG AAGGAACAACAACAAATGGAGATTTCCTTCTTCCATTCAAGACTGGTGCATTTTTGGCAAGAGCACCTGTGGTGCCAGTTATATTAAGGTATCCATACCAAAGGTTTAGTGTGGCCTGGGATTCAATATCAGGG CTGCGTCATGTGGTTTTTCTTCTGTGTCAATTCGTAAATCGCATGGAGGTAACATGGTTACCTGTCTACTACCCCTCACAGCAAGAGAAAGATGATCCAAAACTATATGCTAATAATGTCCGAAGATTGATGGCCAGTGAG GGTAACCTGATTCTGTCAGATATCGGACTGGCTGAGAAGCGAACGTATCATGCTGCTCTCAATG AGGCATGA
- the LOC18591347 gene encoding deSI-like protein At4g17486, which produces MDFQSKKRWKSVVPRLLKNKSASRCLFPKVKPASFDPGSAPVYLNVYDLTPMNGYFYWAGLGIFHSGVEVYGVEYAFGAHDYPTSGVFEVEPRQCPGFKFRKSIFIGTTSLDPIQVREFMERNSARYNGDTYHLIVKNCNHFCKDICHKLTGKHIPKWVNRLAKIGSMCNCILPEALKTSVVRHDPNYQPYDSERRRLRCTFSCLSSVSMRQKSSLLLQSPLRGCLPPWESKRSNNVLLKER; this is translated from the exons atgGATTTTCAATCAAAGAAGAGATGGAAATCTGTGGTGCCACGTCttttgaaaaacaaatcaGCCTCTCGTTGTTTGTTTCCAAAGGTGAAGCCAGCTAGTTTTGATCCAGGCAGTGCACCAGTGTATCTCAATGTGTATGACCTAACACCCATGAATGGCTATTTCTACTGGGCTGGCCTTGGTATCTTTCATTCTGGTGTGGAAG TTTATGGCGTGGAATATGCGTTTGGAGCTCATGACTATCCAACCAGTGGTGTATTTGAGGTTGAACCACGACAATGCCCGGGTTTCAAGTTCAGGAAGTCAATATTCATTGGGACCACATCACTGGACCCTATCCAAGTAAGGGAATTCATGGAGCGTAATTCGGCAAGGTACAACGGAGATACGTATCACTTGATCGTCAAGAATTGCAACCATTTCTGCAAGGATATTTGTCACAAGCTTACTGGGAAACACATTCCTAAATGGGTAAATAGACTGGCTAAAATAG GTTCAATGTGCAACTGCATTCTTCCCGAAGCCCTTAAGACCTCTGTTGTGCGGCACGATCCGAATTATCAACCATATGATAGTGAGCGAAGGAGGCTGAGATGCACCTTCAGCTGCCTATCTTCAGTGTCTATGCGACAGAAGTCTTCATTACTTCTACAATCACCCTTAAGAGGCTGCCTACCACCATGGGAATCAAAAAGATCGAACAATGTTTTATTGAAGGAAAGGTGA